In the Nitrospirales bacterium LBB_01 genome, one interval contains:
- a CDS encoding hydroxylamine oxidoreductase, with protein MKYIVNRKLALGVIFLMFAMSISVPVFAKDSVEEKKVFKNFYEGTSDAYRDQYEKHVGLSKGSGPLSDAFKPMKLFMYWSPERHYVPSEKLDHSIFIEQNRSDLCVKCHEGINLGTVEDWRQSAHFDPRKTPYLAAKTDEIEKTINRKITKVECIDCHADKTKKQIRMPSANVCGECHGDQVLELMSEREQGRPNHVQGWESNVVVPWYVEAGVKGQLPGMIGCDLCHASAEKCDVCHTRHKFSAAEARQPESCESCHMGPDHPDSETYSDSKHGKLYEMSKEHMDFSKPLARVEVGKDYRTPTCQLCHMYQGSGRYSHNFVSKGIWRMGTVPPTQIQYKSSLKDYPYGIKIIPPKVDIHSAANLAKRDKWIELCSKCHGPRFSELYLEAMDDFMITAFERTDEAQLILDNLVKDNMLYPSAAKRGIYPLGDKIAGALGPKLLGDGVYNAFKSLNGKVPVIGPILGVYGLFFSGENNPSVIEIAYAKMWFFYKLQGYKGVAHTQQDYMWWWGMAPMLEQLNVIKSEDARLRREAAMDPMRHKSTKTGK; from the coding sequence ATGAAATATATAGTCAACAGAAAGTTGGCCTTAGGCGTTATCTTTTTGATGTTCGCGATGTCAATATCTGTGCCGGTCTTTGCTAAGGATAGCGTAGAGGAAAAGAAAGTCTTTAAGAATTTCTATGAGGGAACCTCTGACGCTTACAGAGATCAGTACGAAAAACATGTAGGGCTTTCAAAGGGCTCTGGCCCCTTAAGCGATGCTTTTAAACCAATGAAGCTTTTTATGTATTGGAGCCCTGAAAGGCACTACGTACCCTCTGAAAAACTTGACCACTCTATCTTTATCGAACAAAACAGGAGTGATCTGTGCGTCAAGTGTCATGAGGGAATAAATTTGGGAACAGTAGAGGATTGGAGACAATCGGCTCACTTTGATCCCAGAAAAACACCCTATTTAGCAGCTAAAACCGACGAAATAGAGAAAACCATTAACAGAAAAATTACCAAAGTCGAGTGTATTGACTGTCACGCAGACAAGACCAAGAAACAGATTCGGATGCCTTCTGCAAATGTTTGCGGCGAGTGTCACGGAGATCAGGTGCTTGAGCTTATGAGCGAACGTGAGCAGGGCCGCCCTAACCACGTACAAGGATGGGAGTCAAACGTTGTAGTGCCGTGGTATGTGGAGGCCGGAGTAAAGGGTCAGTTACCAGGCATGATTGGCTGCGACCTCTGTCATGCTTCAGCAGAGAAATGCGACGTCTGCCACACAAGACATAAGTTTTCAGCGGCAGAGGCGAGGCAGCCCGAGTCTTGTGAAAGCTGCCACATGGGTCCTGACCATCCAGATTCAGAAACATACAGTGATTCAAAACATGGAAAGCTTTATGAGATGAGCAAAGAACATATGGATTTCAGCAAACCTCTTGCTCGTGTTGAAGTTGGCAAGGATTACCGCACCCCAACATGTCAGCTTTGCCACATGTATCAGGGCAGCGGCAGATATTCGCATAACTTTGTTTCTAAGGGCATCTGGAGAATGGGTACAGTACCGCCAACCCAGATTCAATACAAGTCTTCGCTGAAAGACTACCCGTATGGTATAAAGATAATTCCACCAAAGGTTGACATTCATTCGGCAGCTAACCTGGCAAAAAGAGACAAGTGGATTGAGCTATGTTCAAAGTGCCACGGTCCCAGATTCTCTGAATTATATCTTGAAGCGATGGATGACTTTATGATTACTGCGTTTGAGAGGACTGATGAGGCTCAGCTGATACTGGATAATCTAGTTAAGGATAATATGCTCTATCCGTCAGCTGCAAAGAGAGGCATCTACCCTCTGGGCGACAAAATAGCCGGAGCATTAGGGCCTAAACTGCTTGGTGACGGTGTTTACAATGCCTTCAAATCACTAAACGGTAAGGTGCCTGTAATAGGCCCAATCCTTGGCGTTTATGGCCTATTTTTCTCAGGGGAAAATAATCCCTCCGTCATAGAGATAGCCTATGCCAAGATGTGGTTCTTCTATAAACTGCAAGGATACAAAGGCGTAGCTCACACCCAGCAGGATTATATGTGGTGGTGGGGTATGGCTCCTATGCTTGAGCAGTTGAATGTTATAAAGTCTGAGGATGCAAGACTGCGCAGAGAAGCAGCTATGGATCCAATGCGTCACAAAAGCACAAAAACAGGTAAATAA
- a CDS encoding potassium channel protein: protein MIHAPVGELRKQLIISAALLVAILATGTFGYMAVEGWNAFDSFYMVVITLATIGFQEVHALSDKGRAFTIFLIFSGVGILAYNVNVGLRALFEGEFQKILGRRKLEKKIKEIKEHYIICGFGRMGRIICKELKSSGVPFVVIDQEMVKLEEEDYLFITGDATHDETLKMAGIERAKGIVSVLSTDANNLFVVLSARVLNPSLKIVARAVEESTELKLMRAGADRVVAPYNIGGIKIAQTILKPAVVDFLEFATLSGNIALQMEEIYVKESSVFVDQTVAETEIGRKFGIIIVAIKRSDGEMRFNPTHKTIIKAGDILIALGEVNKLNEVEKLAGN, encoded by the coding sequence GTGATACACGCTCCCGTAGGAGAGTTAAGAAAACAGCTTATAATATCGGCAGCACTGTTGGTTGCGATACTTGCTACTGGTACATTTGGCTACATGGCTGTAGAGGGATGGAATGCGTTTGATTCGTTTTACATGGTAGTCATAACACTCGCAACGATAGGCTTTCAGGAGGTACATGCACTAAGCGACAAGGGTAGGGCATTCACAATTTTTTTGATTTTTTCTGGGGTTGGAATTTTAGCCTACAATGTCAATGTGGGCTTGAGGGCGTTATTTGAAGGAGAGTTTCAGAAAATTCTCGGGAGGAGGAAGTTGGAAAAGAAAATAAAAGAGATAAAAGAACACTATATAATCTGCGGTTTTGGCAGGATGGGCCGGATAATATGCAAGGAGTTGAAATCATCTGGAGTGCCCTTTGTTGTAATAGATCAAGAGATGGTAAAACTTGAAGAAGAGGACTATTTGTTTATAACCGGCGATGCAACACATGATGAGACTTTAAAGATGGCAGGTATTGAACGGGCTAAGGGAATTGTGTCGGTGCTTTCAACTGACGCCAATAATCTCTTTGTGGTGCTATCGGCTCGGGTACTGAATCCGTCTCTTAAGATAGTTGCAAGGGCAGTTGAAGAGAGCACGGAGTTGAAACTTATGAGGGCTGGAGCTGACAGGGTAGTAGCCCCATACAATATCGGCGGGATAAAGATAGCTCAAACGATACTAAAACCGGCGGTAGTAGATTTCCTTGAGTTTGCCACGCTAAGCGGTAACATTGCGCTTCAAATGGAGGAGATATATGTTAAGGAGTCCTCTGTGTTTGTTGACCAAACGGTGGCAGAGACAGAGATAGGACGTAAATTTGGTATTATTATAGTAGCCATAAAGCGCTCAGATGGCGAAATGCGTTTTAATCCAACCCATAAGACCATAATCAAAGCGGGTGACATTCTTATAGCCCTCGGAGAGGTCAACAAATTAAACGAGGTAGAAAAACTTGCAGGAAATTAG
- the rpoC gene encoding DNA-directed RNA polymerase subunit beta': MFGMYHEPKSQKEFDAVRIKLASPERIREWSFGEVKKPETINYRTFKPEKDGLFCAKIFGPVKDWECICGKYKRMKHRGVVCDKCGVEVIHAKVRRERLAHIELCTPVAHIWFLKGVPSRIGLLLDMTMKNLEKVLYFESYVVIDPGDTPLKEKQVLTEDEYKKNNQELGNKFKAGMGAEAIRELLKKVDLGSLDTELKIKIHEITSVGIKKRLTKRLKIVEDFLTSGNRPEWMILDVIPVLPPDLRPLVPLQGGRFATSDLNDLYRRVINRNNRLKRLMELKAPSVIVKNEKRMLQESVDSLFDNTKGAKVPKGSTKRSLKSLSDMIKGKQGRFRQNLLGKRVDYSGRSVIVVGPDLKLHQCGIPKLMALELFKPFVFNKLEDKGYVTTIKQAKKFVEMERPEVWDALEEVIKEHPVLLNRAPTLHRLGIQAFDPVLIEGKAIKLHPLVCTSYNADFDGDQMAVHVPLSIEAQVEARVLMMSINNLLSPASGKPIVLPTQDMVLGIYYLTKEKLGAKGEGKIFSSPDEVRIAYDNGVIVEHAKISVYIDREKVSTTVGRVLFYEIVPEGVPFQEINRVLTKKEVQKVIDYAHKYAGKRKTVLFLDELKRLGFEYATKSGISICISDMHVPSQKPEILKGAEKEVMEVYKQYSDGLITQGERYNKVIDIWANVTEKVAEVMMAELGAEEGKTFTPEEIEKSRAFNSVFMMADSGARGSAAQIRQLAGMRGLMAKPSGEIIETPITANFREGLSPLQYFISTHGARKGLADTALKTANSGYLTRRLVDVAQDVIITEEDCGTDDGIMITALIEGGEIIQPLEERLLGRISAEDIRDPVTKEIILPKNGDIDEEMVIRIVEAGIDRVKIRSVLTCQTRFGICMNCYGRDLARNERIQMAEAVGIIAAQSIGEPGTQLTMRTFHIGGAATKIIEQAVLSVKHSGTIQFMDVNSVINRDGLHVVMNRNAFIAVVDESGREREKHNIVYAAKLLVKDGDKVQIGQKIAEWDPYSTSILTEVGGRVAWGDVEEGVTVKEQVDEITGLSHRLIVDFPTHLDLRPRISIKDEHGKATLKLPNGVPARYMLPVGSNILVEKNDLVAPGDVLAKIPRETVKTKDITGGLPRVAELFEARKPKEPTLVSEIDGVVEFVSTQKGSRMVKVRGGDVVKEYTIPKGKHVTVHEGDWVKAGEALMDGAVNPHDILDILGPTELQRYLVDEVQKVYRLQGVSINDKHIEIIIRQMMRKVRIEDPGDTELMIGDQVDRMEFQELNAVFMSEGKRPAIGKPLLLGITKASLTTYSWVSAASFQETTRVLTDAALAGGVDELRGLKENVIMGKIIPCGTGMDRYRNTYVKRESDVKKEQEAEHEQQQVHEHEEPVLET, from the coding sequence ATGTTTGGTATGTACCACGAACCGAAGAGTCAGAAGGAGTTTGATGCCGTAAGGATAAAGCTGGCATCGCCGGAGAGAATCAGGGAGTGGTCGTTTGGAGAGGTTAAAAAACCTGAGACAATAAATTACAGGACTTTTAAGCCTGAAAAAGATGGGCTCTTTTGTGCCAAGATATTTGGGCCGGTAAAGGACTGGGAGTGTATTTGCGGAAAGTATAAGCGAATGAAGCATCGCGGTGTGGTGTGTGATAAGTGCGGTGTTGAGGTTATACACGCAAAGGTAAGACGGGAGCGTCTTGCTCACATAGAGCTTTGCACGCCGGTTGCTCATATCTGGTTTCTAAAAGGAGTTCCCAGCCGCATAGGGCTGCTTTTGGATATGACTATGAAAAATCTGGAAAAAGTCCTCTACTTTGAGAGCTATGTGGTAATTGACCCAGGGGACACCCCACTTAAAGAAAAACAAGTTCTTACAGAAGATGAGTACAAGAAAAACAACCAGGAGCTTGGTAACAAGTTTAAGGCTGGAATGGGAGCTGAGGCCATTAGGGAGCTGCTTAAGAAGGTGGATTTAGGCTCGCTTGATACCGAGCTAAAGATAAAAATCCATGAGATTACCTCCGTCGGGATAAAAAAGCGTCTCACTAAGCGCTTGAAAATAGTGGAGGATTTTTTAACATCTGGTAACAGACCCGAATGGATGATTCTTGATGTAATCCCTGTGCTTCCACCGGATTTAAGACCTCTTGTGCCGCTTCAGGGAGGCAGGTTTGCCACCAGTGATTTAAATGATCTCTACCGCAGGGTTATTAACAGAAACAACAGGCTAAAGCGGTTAATGGAGCTGAAAGCGCCAAGCGTTATAGTTAAAAACGAAAAGCGTATGCTTCAGGAATCGGTTGACTCTCTGTTTGATAACACAAAGGGAGCCAAAGTGCCCAAAGGCTCTACCAAACGTTCGCTAAAATCCCTAAGCGACATGATAAAGGGTAAACAGGGGCGTTTCAGACAAAACCTTTTGGGTAAACGAGTTGATTACTCAGGGCGTTCAGTTATTGTGGTTGGTCCTGATTTAAAACTCCACCAATGCGGCATACCAAAACTTATGGCTCTTGAACTTTTTAAGCCTTTCGTTTTCAATAAACTTGAGGACAAGGGATACGTTACAACCATAAAGCAGGCTAAGAAATTCGTTGAGATGGAACGTCCGGAGGTTTGGGATGCCCTTGAAGAGGTAATCAAAGAGCATCCGGTTCTGTTAAACAGGGCGCCGACCCTTCACAGGCTTGGCATACAGGCCTTTGACCCTGTATTAATAGAGGGAAAGGCTATAAAACTCCATCCTCTTGTCTGTACGTCATATAATGCAGACTTTGACGGCGATCAGATGGCAGTGCACGTGCCGCTTTCCATAGAGGCACAGGTGGAGGCAAGGGTGCTTATGATGTCTATAAACAATCTGCTCTCACCTGCTAGCGGTAAGCCAATTGTGCTTCCTACTCAGGACATGGTTTTGGGCATCTACTACCTGACTAAGGAAAAACTCGGCGCAAAGGGTGAGGGCAAGATATTTTCTTCTCCCGATGAGGTACGTATTGCTTATGACAACGGAGTTATAGTAGAACATGCAAAGATATCAGTTTATATAGACCGCGAGAAGGTATCAACAACAGTGGGTAGAGTGCTTTTTTATGAGATAGTTCCTGAGGGCGTGCCGTTTCAGGAGATTAACCGGGTGCTTACGAAAAAAGAAGTGCAAAAGGTAATAGACTATGCTCATAAGTATGCAGGGAAGAGAAAAACCGTGTTGTTTTTGGATGAGCTGAAAAGACTTGGCTTTGAGTATGCTACAAAATCGGGAATTTCCATCTGTATCTCGGACATGCACGTGCCGTCGCAAAAGCCTGAGATACTAAAGGGCGCTGAGAAGGAAGTTATGGAGGTTTATAAGCAGTACTCTGACGGGCTTATAACTCAGGGCGAGCGGTACAACAAGGTCATAGATATATGGGCAAATGTGACGGAGAAAGTGGCCGAGGTCATGATGGCTGAGTTGGGAGCCGAGGAGGGTAAAACATTCACACCGGAGGAAATCGAAAAAAGCCGCGCCTTTAACAGCGTCTTTATGATGGCTGACTCTGGTGCAAGAGGCTCAGCGGCACAGATACGCCAGCTTGCTGGTATGAGAGGTCTTATGGCAAAGCCATCGGGGGAAATCATAGAAACCCCGATTACGGCTAATTTCCGTGAAGGACTCTCTCCGCTTCAGTACTTTATCTCAACCCACGGTGCTCGTAAGGGGCTAGCCGATACGGCTCTTAAAACCGCTAACTCAGGTTATCTTACAAGAAGACTGGTCGATGTGGCACAGGACGTTATAATCACCGAGGAGGACTGTGGCACTGACGATGGGATAATGATAACGGCTCTTATCGAAGGAGGCGAGATAATACAACCTCTTGAGGAAAGACTCCTTGGGCGAATCTCGGCTGAGGACATCCGCGACCCTGTAACTAAGGAAATTATTCTGCCAAAAAACGGCGACATAGATGAGGAGATGGTCATTCGTATTGTTGAGGCTGGTATAGACAGGGTAAAGATTCGCTCTGTGCTTACTTGTCAAACTCGCTTTGGAATATGTATGAACTGCTATGGCAGAGATTTGGCAAGAAACGAGCGGATTCAAATGGCTGAGGCTGTGGGAATCATAGCGGCTCAGTCAATCGGAGAGCCTGGAACACAGCTTACCATGAGAACCTTCCACATTGGAGGCGCTGCTACAAAGATAATTGAGCAGGCTGTTCTTAGTGTAAAACACTCCGGTACTATCCAATTTATGGACGTTAACTCAGTCATAAATCGTGATGGTCTGCATGTGGTTATGAACCGTAATGCGTTCATAGCGGTTGTGGATGAGAGTGGTCGTGAGCGTGAAAAGCACAACATTGTGTATGCCGCCAAGCTTTTAGTAAAAGACGGCGACAAGGTGCAAATTGGGCAAAAGATTGCCGAATGGGATCCGTACTCCACCTCGATTTTAACAGAGGTTGGCGGGCGTGTTGCATGGGGAGATGTTGAAGAGGGGGTGACAGTTAAAGAACAGGTTGACGAAATAACTGGTCTTTCTCATAGACTCATAGTGGATTTCCCTACACATTTAGACCTAAGACCAAGAATTTCCATAAAGGACGAGCATGGGAAGGCAACTCTTAAACTTCCTAATGGAGTACCAGCTCGGTATATGCTCCCTGTGGGGTCAAACATTCTGGTAGAGAAAAACGACCTTGTTGCTCCCGGCGATGTTTTAGCAAAAATTCCAAGAGAGACTGTTAAGACAAAAGACATAACCGGTGGTCTCCCACGAGTAGCTGAGTTATTTGAAGCACGTAAACCGAAGGAGCCAACACTAGTTTCAGAAATAGACGGTGTAGTTGAGTTTGTGTCAACTCAGAAAGGCTCACGAATGGTAAAGGTGCGCGGCGGCGATGTTGTTAAAGAATACACAATCCCAAAGGGTAAACATGTGACAGTTCATGAGGGTGACTGGGTAAAAGCCGGAGAGGCTCTTATGGATGGGGCTGTAAATCCACACGATATTTTGGACATACTTGGGCCAACCGAGCTTCAGCGCTATCTTGTGGATGAGGTTCAGAAGGTTTACCGCCTGCAGGGTGTTTCAATTAACGACAAGCATATTGAGATAATAATCAGACAGATGATGAGAAAGGTGCGTATAGAGGATCCCGGTGACACTGAGCTTATGATAGGCGATCAGGTGGACAGGATGGAGTTTCAGGAATTGAATGCTGTGTTCATGTCTGAGGGTAAGAGACCGGCAATAGGTAAGCCACTTCTTCTTGGCATAACAAAGGCGTCACTGACCACCTACAGCTGGGTATCTGCGGCATCGTTTCAGGAAACCACACGAGTGCTTACAGATGCAGCACTTGCCGGCGGCGTTGATGAGTTGCGCGGGCTAAAGGAAAACGTTATCATGGGTAAAATAATCCCGTGCGGCACCGGTATGGATAGATACAGAAACACTTATGTAAAACGCGAATCAGATGTAAAGAAAGAACAAGAAGCAGAACATGAGCAACAGCAAGTGCATGAGCACGAAGAACCTGTGCTGGAAACATGA
- the rpoB gene encoding DNA-directed RNA polymerase subunit beta, with product MTRARTERVNLGKVARVLDVPYLIEIQRRSYEVFLQKELTHEHRKNIGLESAFRSVFPITDYNETASVEYLGYYLLEPKYRVRECVHKGLTYSAPIKIRVRLNLWEASEDGKKIEADKKLLKESREEEVYIGEIPLMTETGSFVINGIERVIVSQLHRSPGVFFNTDKTKTHTSGRLLYTARVIPSRGSWLDFEFDTKDILYVRIDRRKKLPSTIVLKALGYKNEDLLKIFYPIEKIKILGRNEFSRKVSGILAGNKASTTIFDPKSKGTLLVKEGAKITKAAIKRLQNAGIEEIPILKDEVIGRYSLNDVVDPETGEIIVEGNEVITEENLNKILSLPIESLDLLFIDNVRYLSSLRDTLLMDKINTKEDALIEVYKKMRPGEPPTLEASKGLFAGLFFDEKRYDLSPVGRLKVNKRLGLDTPMDKTVLTDNDIIEIIKYLLALRTGQGEVDDIDHLGNRRVRSVGELLENQFRIGLIRMERAIKEKMMIIDIKEVMPHDIINAKPVMAAVKEFFGSSQLSQFMDQTNPLSEITHKRRLSALGPGGLTRERVGFEVRDVHPTHYGRICPIETPEGPNIGLIVSLASYARINEYGFLEAPYRKVVNGRVTSEILFLSAIEGEKFVIAEATSPFEKDGKLIGEAISARIGGDLKIFTPAEISYMDVSPKQIVGVSASLIPFLENDDANRALMGSNMQRQAVPLTYTESPIVGTGMEFVAARDSGACITARRSGTVESLDSNRIVVRVEDEGGVDIYNLIKFTRSNQATCINQRPIVDVGEKVTAGDVIGDGPSTDMGELALGKNVLVAFMPWGGYNFEDAILLSERLVKDDVFTSVHVEEFEVEARDTKLGPEEITRDIPNVGEDSLANLDESGVIYVGAEVKPGDILVGKITPKGETQLTPEEKLLRAIFGEKAEEVKESCLYVPPGIKGTVVDVKVFTRRGIKKDARAKALEDDEIRGLQRDFEEETRIVSQDLYNKVRKLLQGKIVLEDVKDQSNKDFICKSGDILDTKMLEALGDKKIVRLIVDDERVTNEIEELNKKVKDYLKNLQTRYDERIERLKKGDELPPGVNKLIKVYIAMKRKIQVGDKMAGRHGNKGVVAMVLPEDDMPYLPDGTPVEVVLNPLGVPSRMNVGQILETHLGMAANALGIKVATPVFEGATEEDIRGMLKKTGLSETGQSILCDGRTGEPFERPVTVGYMYMLKLHHLVEDKIHARSIGPYSLVTQQPLGGKAQFGGQRLGEMEVWALEAYGASYTLQEYLTVKSDDVSGRAKMYEAIVKGDATLDPGVPESFHVLIKELQSLCLDVELLEKKNKGG from the coding sequence ATGACAAGGGCACGAACAGAACGGGTTAACCTGGGTAAGGTTGCAAGGGTACTTGATGTACCATATTTAATAGAAATACAGAGAAGATCGTATGAGGTGTTTTTACAGAAAGAACTGACGCATGAACATAGAAAAAACATAGGGCTTGAGTCTGCCTTTAGAAGCGTTTTTCCGATTACAGACTACAATGAGACTGCATCTGTGGAGTATCTGGGCTACTATCTTCTTGAACCAAAGTACCGTGTCAGGGAGTGTGTCCACAAGGGTCTCACCTATTCAGCGCCGATAAAAATCCGGGTCAGGCTGAATCTGTGGGAGGCATCAGAGGACGGTAAAAAGATAGAGGCCGACAAGAAGCTGCTTAAGGAGTCGCGTGAGGAGGAGGTCTATATAGGGGAGATTCCCCTTATGACAGAGACCGGCTCATTTGTCATAAACGGCATAGAACGTGTCATTGTAAGTCAGCTTCACCGCTCACCCGGAGTGTTTTTTAACACTGACAAAACAAAAACCCACACAAGCGGCAGATTGCTCTACACAGCAAGAGTAATTCCTTCAAGAGGCTCATGGCTTGACTTTGAGTTTGACACTAAAGACATTCTCTACGTTCGTATTGACAGAAGAAAGAAGCTGCCGTCAACCATTGTGCTAAAGGCGCTTGGCTATAAAAATGAGGATCTGTTAAAGATATTCTATCCGATAGAAAAGATAAAAATACTTGGCAGAAATGAGTTTAGCCGTAAAGTGTCTGGGATACTTGCGGGAAACAAGGCAAGCACTACGATTTTTGACCCTAAGAGCAAAGGCACACTGCTTGTGAAAGAGGGCGCTAAAATCACAAAGGCAGCCATCAAACGGCTTCAAAACGCAGGGATTGAAGAGATTCCAATTCTAAAGGATGAGGTCATTGGGCGATACAGTCTAAACGATGTCGTTGACCCCGAGACCGGTGAAATCATAGTAGAGGGTAATGAGGTTATCACGGAGGAAAATCTGAACAAGATTCTTTCTTTGCCGATAGAGTCTCTTGATTTACTTTTTATTGATAACGTTCGCTACCTGTCCTCGCTGAGGGATACCCTTTTGATGGATAAGATAAACACCAAAGAGGACGCCCTCATAGAGGTGTACAAGAAGATGAGGCCCGGTGAACCGCCAACCCTTGAAGCATCAAAAGGGCTGTTTGCCGGTTTGTTTTTTGACGAAAAACGCTATGACCTTTCCCCTGTGGGACGGCTTAAAGTAAACAAACGGCTTGGACTTGACACTCCCATGGATAAAACGGTTTTGACCGATAACGATATTATTGAAATAATAAAGTACCTGCTTGCACTTAGAACCGGTCAGGGTGAGGTGGACGACATTGACCACCTTGGAAACAGACGGGTAAGAAGTGTAGGGGAGCTGCTTGAAAACCAGTTCCGCATAGGGCTGATACGGATGGAGCGCGCCATTAAGGAAAAAATGATGATCATAGACATCAAAGAAGTGATGCCTCATGACATCATAAACGCTAAACCTGTTATGGCAGCGGTCAAGGAGTTCTTTGGTTCAAGTCAGTTGAGCCAGTTTATGGACCAAACCAATCCGCTATCTGAGATAACACATAAAAGAAGACTCTCTGCCCTTGGTCCTGGAGGCCTTACACGAGAGCGCGTAGGCTTTGAAGTAAGAGACGTGCATCCAACCCACTACGGCAGAATCTGCCCCATTGAGACCCCTGAGGGCCCAAACATCGGGTTAATTGTCTCGCTGGCCAGCTATGCTCGTATTAATGAGTACGGTTTTCTTGAAGCCCCTTACAGAAAAGTGGTTAACGGCAGAGTTACCAGTGAGATACTGTTTCTTTCCGCTATAGAGGGCGAGAAGTTTGTAATAGCCGAGGCGACATCTCCTTTTGAAAAAGACGGGAAACTGATAGGAGAGGCAATTTCTGCAAGAATCGGCGGTGATTTAAAGATATTCACCCCTGCAGAGATTAGTTACATGGACGTCTCCCCAAAACAGATAGTGGGCGTATCGGCATCGTTGATACCATTTTTGGAAAACGATGATGCTAACCGTGCTCTTATGGGCTCTAACATGCAAAGACAGGCAGTACCACTGACCTATACGGAGTCTCCGATTGTTGGAACCGGTATGGAGTTTGTTGCAGCAAGAGATTCAGGTGCTTGCATTACAGCACGACGCTCGGGAACTGTGGAAAGCCTTGATTCTAACAGAATAGTTGTAAGAGTGGAGGATGAGGGAGGCGTTGACATCTACAATTTAATCAAGTTTACACGCTCCAATCAAGCCACTTGTATAAATCAGCGTCCGATAGTGGATGTGGGCGAAAAGGTCACGGCCGGGGATGTGATAGGAGACGGGCCCTCAACAGATATGGGAGAGCTTGCGCTTGGGAAAAACGTGCTTGTTGCGTTTATGCCATGGGGCGGCTACAATTTTGAGGATGCAATACTCTTAAGCGAGCGGCTTGTAAAAGACGACGTATTTACATCGGTGCATGTGGAGGAGTTTGAAGTTGAGGCAAGAGACACAAAGCTGGGGCCTGAGGAAATCACAAGAGATATTCCAAACGTCGGCGAGGACTCACTTGCCAATCTTGATGAAAGTGGAGTCATCTATGTAGGGGCTGAGGTAAAACCCGGCGACATTCTGGTGGGTAAGATAACCCCAAAGGGAGAGACCCAGCTGACTCCTGAGGAGAAACTCCTTCGTGCGATATTTGGTGAAAAAGCTGAAGAGGTTAAAGAAAGCTGTCTCTATGTTCCTCCAGGTATTAAGGGCACGGTGGTGGACGTTAAAGTCTTCACACGGCGTGGAATAAAAAAGGACGCCAGAGCCAAAGCTCTTGAAGACGATGAGATACGGGGACTTCAGAGGGATTTTGAAGAAGAGACCAGGATAGTCAGCCAGGATCTCTACAATAAAGTAAGAAAACTGCTGCAAGGCAAGATAGTCCTTGAGGATGTAAAGGATCAATCCAACAAGGATTTTATCTGCAAAAGCGGCGACATTCTGGACACTAAAATGCTGGAGGCTTTGGGAGATAAAAAAATTGTGCGCCTCATTGTTGATGACGAGCGTGTCACTAATGAGATAGAGGAGCTCAATAAGAAGGTTAAAGACTATCTGAAAAATCTCCAGACACGATATGACGAGCGAATTGAGAGATTAAAAAAAGGCGACGAACTGCCCCCCGGAGTCAATAAACTCATAAAGGTCTATATTGCAATGAAACGCAAGATACAGGTCGGGGATAAGATGGCAGGGCGCCACGGGAATAAGGGCGTTGTTGCAATGGTGCTTCCAGAGGACGATATGCCCTACTTGCCCGATGGTACACCGGTAGAGGTAGTGTTAAACCCGCTTGGCGTCCCTTCAAGAATGAACGTTGGGCAAATACTTGAAACACACCTTGGTATGGCTGCTAACGCTCTTGGCATAAAAGTAGCAACTCCCGTTTTTGAAGGTGCAACTGAAGAGGACATACGCGGGATGCTTAAAAAGACAGGACTATCTGAGACTGGTCAGTCAATTCTCTGTGACGGCAGAACCGGCGAGCCTTTTGAACGCCCCGTTACTGTGGGTTATATGTACATGTTAAAGCTCCATCATCTTGTTGAGGACAAGATTCATGCCCGTTCCATAGGGCCCTACTCGTTGGTGACACAGCAGCCGTTAGGGGGCAAGGCACAGTTTGGCGGTCAAAGGCTTGGTGAAATGGAGGTGTGGGCGCTTGAAGCGTATGGAGCCTCATATACCTTACAGGAGTATTTAACAGTAAAAAGCGATGATGTAAGCGGCAGGGCTAAAATGTACGAGGCAATTGTTAAGGGAGATGCCACCCTTGACCCGGGAGTGCCGGAGTCGTTCCACGTACTTATAAAAGAGCTTCAGAGCCTGTGTCTTGATGTTGAACTTCTTGAGAAAAAGAACAAGGGGGGATAG
- the rplL gene encoding 50S ribosomal protein L7/L12: MASVTKEQVFEFFDNMTILQMSEFIKEFEERYGVTAQAAVAVAAAPVAAEAAPVEEKTSFDAILSSVGDKKIQVIKVVRELTGLGLKEAKELVDTAPKEIKTGVSKEEAENIKAKVEEQGAKVEIK, encoded by the coding sequence ATGGCTTCAGTAACGAAAGAGCAGGTGTTTGAGTTTTTTGACAATATGACAATTCTACAGATGTCGGAGTTTATCAAGGAGTTTGAGGAAAGATACGGAGTAACGGCACAGGCTGCGGTAGCAGTGGCAGCGGCACCGGTAGCGGCAGAGGCGGCGCCGGTTGAGGAGAAGACCAGTTTTGACGCAATACTCTCCAGTGTAGGCGATAAGAAGATTCAGGTAATAAAGGTAGTAAGAGAGCTTACCGGTCTTGGGCTTAAAGAGGCAAAAGAACTTGTTGATACGGCTCCAAAGGAGATAAAAACCGGGGTATCCAAAGAAGAGGCTGAAAACATCAAAGCCAAAGTAGAGGAACAGGGAGCTAAAGTAGAAATCAAGTAG